In Ischnura elegans chromosome 9, ioIscEleg1.1, whole genome shotgun sequence, the following proteins share a genomic window:
- the LOC124165606 gene encoding superoxide dismutase [Cu-Zn], whose protein sequence is MPVKAVCVLNGEVVKGTVHFEQDNADGPVKVTGEVTGLTKGLHGFHVHEFGDNTNGCMSAGPHFNPHGKEHGGPKDEERHVGDLGNVEAGDDGKAKVNICDSMISLTGPMSIIGRTVVVHADPDDLGKGGHELSKSTGNAGARSACGVIGIAK, encoded by the exons ATGCCTGTGAAAGCCGTATGTGTTCTCAACGGTGAAGTGGTTAAAGGAACCGTTCATTTCGAGCAGGAT AACGCAGATGGACCGGTCAAAGTGACAGGAGAGGTTACTGGCTTAACTAAAGGTCTTCATGGGTTCCATGTGCACGAATTTGGAGATAACACGAACG GCTGTATGAGTGCTGGCCCTCACTTCAATCCTCATGGAAAAGAACACGGAGGTCCTAAAGACGAAGAGCGTCATGTTGGAGACCTGGGAAATGTTGAAGCCGGTGATGATGGGAAAGCCAAAGTCAATATATGTGATAGTATGATTTCCCTCACTGGCCCTATGAGCATTATCGGGAGAACTGTGGTG GTGCACGCAGACCCTGATGACCTTGGAAAAGGCGGGCATGAGCTGAGTAAATCGACTGGAAACGCCGGCGCGAGAAGCGCTTGTGGAGTCATTGGCATTGCGAAATAA
- the LOC124164850 gene encoding c-Myc-binding protein-like, with amino-acid sequence MSNSKLGYLDAKREEFRRYLEQSGVMDAFTKVLVGLYEEPQRPKDALEYVKKHLGDDSPELVEFESMKAELEEYKARLKSLESENEELKKRLGENESDQAVDDSNATRTPSFVEPKADEETTKEEPVNE; translated from the exons ATGTCGAACAGTAAG CTCGGATACCTTGACGCCAAACGTGAAGAGTTTCGACGATATCTTGAGCAGTCCGGCGTTATGGATGCTTTTACAAAAGTATTGGTTGGCCTGTATGAAGAACCACAGAGACCTAAAGACGCCTTGGA ATATGTCAAAAAGCACTTGGGAGATGACTCACCAGAGTTGGTGGAATTTGAGTCAATGAAGGCGGAACTGGAAGAGTATAAAGCTCGCCTTAAGTCATTAGAAAGTGAGAATGAAGAGCTGAAAAAAAGACTAGGGGAAAATGAGTCCGATCAAGCTGTAGATGATTCAAATGCTACAAGAACCCCaagttttgttgaacctaaagcAGATGAGGAAACTACCAAGGAAGAGCCAGTTAATGAATAA